The proteins below are encoded in one region of Candidatus Moraniibacteriota bacterium:
- a CDS encoding metalloregulator ArsR/SmtB family transcription factor, whose translation MLTKEELMRVKQEMAKNDNRTQLIFEALGDPGRFRIFRLLMDYKELCVTEVAAIFDITVSAVSQQLKILERVGLVYRVKTGQMVCYEIKDEKEVQRMVQLLKVDKK comes from the coding sequence ATGTTAACCAAAGAGGAATTGATGAGAGTAAAGCAAGAAATGGCGAAAAACGATAATCGTACCCAGCTCATCTTCGAGGCTTTGGGCGATCCAGGCAGGTTTCGTATTTTCCGTCTTCTGATGGATTATAAAGAACTCTGTGTCACTGAAGTTGCAGCCATATTTGATATCACTGTTTCTGCAGTTTCTCAACAGCTCAAAATCCTTGAGCGAGTTGGACTTGTCTATCGAGTCAAGACAGGGCAGATGGTGTGTTATGAAATCAAGGATGAAAAAGAGGTACAGCGAATGGTGCAGTTGTTGAAAGTTGATAAAAAATAA
- a CDS encoding DUF1801 domain-containing protein: MEKMESVDAFITKYPKDIQVILQKIRAIVREVVPDVQEVIAYGIPTFKLNGKNLVHFSAFDSHIGFYPTPSGIEAFKEELAIYKSAKGSVQFPLNKTIPYALIKKMIIFRTEELTRKK; this comes from the coding sequence ATGGAAAAGATGGAAAGTGTCGATGCGTTCATCACAAAATATCCGAAAGATATCCAAGTTATTTTGCAAAAAATACGTGCTATCGTCAGAGAAGTAGTACCGGACGTACAAGAAGTGATTGCTTATGGTATTCCCACATTCAAATTGAATGGAAAAAATCTCGTACATTTTTCCGCATTTGACAGTCATATTGGATTTTATCCGACCCCATCAGGGATAGAAGCATTCAAGGAGGAATTAGCAATATATAAGAGTGCAAAGGGTTCGGTTCAGTTTCCGCTCAATAAAACGATTCCTTATGCATTGATAAAAAAGATGATTATTTTTCGTACGGAAGAGCTAACAAGAAAAAAGTAA
- a CDS encoding DUF1905 domain-containing protein, with protein sequence MKKFKAEIKIIGVNPFVSVPEDILQDIFDQAKKERGHIPIKGTINGKPYKQTLVKYAGEWRLYINTTMLKNSPQRISETVELTITFDPESREIIPPQKFIQSLGSNVEAKNVFESLSPSKKHEIVRYLSNLKTEKSLDRNIVRAINFLLGKERFVGRDKP encoded by the coding sequence ATGAAAAAATTCAAAGCAGAAATAAAGATTATTGGAGTGAATCCGTTTGTTTCCGTACCTGAAGATATTTTGCAGGATATATTCGATCAAGCCAAAAAAGAGAGAGGACACATTCCTATCAAAGGAACTATCAATGGAAAACCCTACAAGCAGACTTTGGTAAAATATGCTGGTGAATGGAGACTCTATATCAACACAACGATGCTCAAAAATTCTCCTCAGCGGATCAGTGAAACTGTAGAATTAACGATCACATTTGATCCTGAAAGTAGGGAAATTATTCCGCCACAGAAATTTATTCAGTCACTCGGTAGCAACGTTGAAGCAAAAAATGTTTTTGAAAGTTTATCTCCATCGAAGAAACATGAAATAGTCAGATACTTGAGCAATTTAAAAACAGAAAAGAGTCTTGATAGAAATATAGTAAGAGCAATAAATTTTTTGCTTGGCAAAGAAAGATTTGTAGGTAGGGATAAGCCGTAA
- a CDS encoding DUF1697 domain-containing protein: MKYIALLRGINAGKERRVDMKKLKVLFESLGYDNVSTYINSGNVIFEGKDKQQEICKKLKLNFKKEFGFDATILIKTEKEMIQIVESIPKNWKNDITQRSDIAYLFPEIDSKKTIDDLPIKKEFMDIRYVKGAIFWNVDRKNYNKSHLNKIISHKLYQFMTVRNVNTARYLARQ; encoded by the coding sequence ATGAAATATATTGCATTACTCAGAGGAATAAACGCCGGAAAAGAACGCAGGGTTGATATGAAAAAACTTAAGGTGCTTTTTGAATCTTTGGGCTATGACAACGTTTCAACCTATATAAACTCAGGCAATGTTATTTTTGAAGGGAAAGATAAACAACAAGAAATATGCAAAAAACTGAAATTGAATTTTAAAAAAGAATTCGGTTTTGATGCCACAATCCTTATCAAGACAGAAAAGGAAATGATACAGATAGTCGAATCGATACCAAAAAACTGGAAAAATGATATCACACAGCGATCCGATATTGCTTACCTATTCCCAGAAATTGATTCGAAGAAAACCATAGATGATCTGCCAATCAAAAAAGAATTTATGGACATCCGTTATGTCAAAGGGGCGATTTTTTGGAATGTTGATAGGAAAAATTATAACAAGAGCCATCTGAATAAGATAATTAGCCACAAACTTTATCAGTTTATGACGGTGAGAAATGTGAATACTGCTAGATATTTGGCCAGACAATAA
- a CDS encoding MFS transporter: MEKNLQSNIWKYTILLIANKRIFVAVLGAYYLTIPDVTPKIIGTILLAGSLSGFLFEIPSGYMSDKIGHKLTLVISRVLMLMSTVFFLFANNISFLILGAIFLSASAAFQSGTGSAFMHETLQGLKREHDYARVMGKISSIGFAVPIIFMVLVPFLVSISYKTPFLIAFVIDVIGLLVAISLVVPPVPQEHIEEIGATNFRQVLQEGYHLNFFSIALFSGIIGGTLFSIGGFRAPYQTFLEIPVIWFGVFFGIGRAFASLMLAYSGKIKKYFTLPSFYGFQLVIYTLLILVLGMISSWWVVVTAFIIINAFHWGLSKIDEGYRLDIIKSSKFKATLLSTGSQIDQAVSVVSSFGVGFIIERVSYQYGFLYSGIIFLVILFPLYLYIARRYQSGAYKNVSMI; the protein is encoded by the coding sequence ATGGAAAAAAATCTACAAAGTAATATTTGGAAATACACCATATTGTTAATCGCCAATAAAAGAATTTTTGTTGCGGTTTTGGGAGCGTACTATCTGACCATACCAGACGTAACACCAAAAATAATTGGAACAATTTTGCTTGCAGGGAGTCTTTCTGGTTTTCTTTTTGAAATTCCCAGCGGATATATGTCTGATAAAATCGGACATAAACTAACGCTAGTTATTTCTCGAGTATTGATGTTGATGTCAACAGTCTTTTTTCTTTTTGCGAATAACATTTCCTTCTTGATACTCGGCGCAATTTTTTTGAGTGCGAGTGCCGCTTTTCAAAGTGGTACAGGTAGTGCCTTTATGCACGAAACTTTACAAGGTCTTAAAAGAGAACACGACTATGCAAGAGTGATGGGAAAAATCAGTTCTATAGGATTTGCGGTGCCGATAATATTTATGGTGCTGGTACCATTTTTAGTGAGCATAAGTTACAAAACACCATTTCTGATTGCTTTTGTTATTGATGTGATTGGATTATTGGTAGCAATTTCCTTGGTGGTACCTCCTGTCCCTCAGGAACACATTGAAGAAATTGGGGCGACAAATTTCAGACAGGTATTACAAGAAGGATATCACCTTAACTTTTTTAGCATTGCTTTGTTTTCGGGAATTATTGGTGGAACATTGTTTAGTATTGGAGGGTTCCGTGCCCCTTATCAGACATTTCTTGAAATACCTGTAATTTGGTTCGGGGTATTCTTTGGTATAGGGAGAGCATTTGCTTCGCTTATGCTTGCGTATAGCGGAAAGATTAAAAAATATTTTACCTTACCTTCTTTTTATGGGTTTCAACTTGTTATTTATACTCTTTTAATTCTTGTTTTGGGAATGATATCAAGTTGGTGGGTTGTTGTAACCGCTTTTATTATCATAAACGCATTCCATTGGGGGTTAAGTAAAATTGATGAGGGTTATCGACTTGATATTATTAAATCAAGTAAATTTAAGGCCACATTGTTGTCAACGGGTTCACAAATTGATCAGGCTGTTTCGGTAGTTTCAAGTTTTGGAGTTGGATTCATAATCGAGCGCGTATCCTATCAATACGGATTTTTATATTCAGGAATTATTTTCCTTGTGATACTTTTTCCGCTATATTTATATATAGCTCGTAGGTATCAATCGGGTGCTTATAAAAACGTGTCGATGATTTAA
- the lexA gene encoding transcriptional repressor LexA gives MRIEQPSKRQAEILEFVSFFRQKKGYAPSLTEIAAHFDVSVPTVHQHIAYLRKKNLLSTEKGKQRSIQAFNDHNRGVVEIPLMGIIAAGGPIEAIRDPRPIEVPKSMLSAGSDYYALKVAGVSMIEDGIFDGDIVIVRDQPTVENGEKAVAYLPDQDAVTLKRIYHEKNRIKLVPANQKMEPFYETNVEIQGKVVGVLRTEK, from the coding sequence ATGAGAATAGAACAGCCATCAAAACGGCAGGCCGAAATACTTGAATTCGTATCTTTTTTTCGTCAAAAAAAAGGCTACGCCCCTTCTCTGACCGAAATAGCAGCGCATTTTGACGTGTCTGTGCCAACAGTACACCAACATATTGCGTATCTACGCAAGAAGAACCTTCTCTCGACCGAGAAGGGAAAACAAAGGTCTATACAAGCATTCAACGACCATAATCGTGGCGTCGTTGAAATTCCGCTTATGGGGATTATTGCCGCAGGCGGACCGATTGAGGCCATCAGAGACCCTCGTCCTATAGAAGTTCCAAAAAGCATGCTTTCCGCAGGATCGGATTATTATGCCTTGAAAGTCGCGGGCGTAAGCATGATCGAAGACGGTATTTTTGACGGTGATATCGTTATCGTTCGGGATCAGCCAACGGTTGAAAACGGAGAAAAAGCAGTCGCTTACCTACCAGATCAAGATGCGGTTACTCTAAAAAGAATCTATCACGAAAAAAATCGAATCAAACTTGTTCCCGCAAATCAAAAGATGGAACCTTTTTATGAGACAAATGTAGAAATTCAAGGAAAGGTTGTTGGTGTGTTGAGAACTGAAAAATAA